Sequence from the Myxococcales bacterium genome:
GCGCGGCCCATCACCGGCAATACGCGACGCGCCGCTGGCATTGGCCGCGCGCGGCGGACTTGTGGCGTTTCCTGCGCGTCGGGCTGCCGATCGGCTTCACGATGATGTTCGATCTCCTGTCCTGGACGCTGTTCAGCATCTACGCCGCGACCCTGGCCCCGGCGGCGTTGGCGGCGCACGTCATCGTATTTCAACTGCTGCACTTCAGCTTCATGCCGGCCGCGGCGGTCGCGATCGCCGGCACGACGCTCGTCGGCCAGCACCTCGGGGCCGGCGAACCCGACCGGGCCTACCGCGCCGCCGTCAGCACGGCCCGCCTGGGGGTCGGCTACATGCTGCTGATCGGCCTGTTGATCGGCGTTTTCGGACGGTACCTGGTGGGTTTGTTCAACCCCGACCCGGAGGTGATCGCCATCGGCGCGGTCCTGTTCGCGATCGCCGGAATGTTTCAGCCGTTCGACGGCCTGGGGATGACGCTCAGCGGCGCCTTGCGCGGCGCAGGCGACACACGCTTTCCGATGCTGGCGATGCTGGCTTCGGCGGCAATCGTCTTTTTGCCGGGCGTGTACCTGCTGGGCGTGGTGTTCCAGTGGGAAATCGCCGGCGCCTGGTGGGCCGCCCTCGTGCACATCGTGACCTTCGGCCTGCTGGTCGCCTGGCGGTTCCGGTCGGGCCGGTGGCGGACGGCCCGGGTCTAGCCGGGTATTGAAAAAGGCCAGGACGGCCTTTTTCAACAGACTGCCAGGTCGCGCTCAATCCTCCCGCAAAAAGCAGCATCCCGGGCAGGTCGCCCCGACGTCTTCGTCGCGCACGGTCCGGCGGAACCGGCGGAAGTTTTCGCCGTTCCACGCCCGGCGGAAGGATTGCGCGACGAGGCTTTCCGGTTCCGGATGGCGGCACAGGAAGGCGTTGCCGCGCGGTGAGATCATGACGCCGGTCCAGGGAAACGTGCAACGGTAGCGGTTTTGCAGCGGTTCGCCGGTCAGAAAACGCGCCATCTCGGCCGGCGGAATATCCGGATAAAACCGCACGCGGCCGGACCGGCATTCCGGCGATTCGCGCAGCACCCGCAGACCGGCAAGCCAGGTTTCCCGGTTCGGCGCCGCGGTCGCGGCCGGCAACGGTTCGCGCCGCCGGGTCGCCGGCTCTTCGGGACGGACGCCTCGGTCGTAATAAGGCGGATACAGCAAATCGTTCGGCAACTGGAACGTCAACACATCGGCCAGGTCGCGCTGCAAAAAGGCCAGGTAACCGGCCGGCGAAATCGCGACATCCCGCCGCAGCACGATTTTCAGATCGACCAGCGGCCCGGCGCGGCCGATCCTTTCCCGCGCCCGGCGCAACGCTTCCAGGGTTTTCGTTTTTTCGGCCAGGGCGGCAGCCGCGAGCGGCTCGAACAGCGAGACGCCCAGAATGGTCAGCCCCGCCCCGCCGAAACGGCGCGGCGCCGCCGCGACCAATCGTTCGATCGGGTTGTCGTCCAGCAGCGTGCCGTTGGTGATCAGCGAAACGCGGTGGTGCCGCGCAGCCAGTTCCACGATGTCGAGCGCGCGCGGATGGCACAACGGCTCGCCGCCGGAAAAAGAGGCCACGGTCCGGCGGGGCAATTGCGCCAGGATTTTTTCCGCCAGCGCGAAATCGAGATCAACCGTCCGGTCGCCGGTTTCCAGTTCGCGCAGAAAACAGAAATCGCAGGCTTGGTTGCAACGGTAGGTCAACAGGAAATACGCGGCCAACGGCAGCGGCGCGCGGCCGCCCGGCCACTGTCGCGCCAACAGCGAAACGCCGGCCGCCAGTTTTTCCAGGCGGCGCAACGTTTTCAGGGCGGGCGGGCGGGCGGCGGTCATGCGCCGAGCTTAGCGAAAAATCCGCGGTCCCGACAGCCGGACGCTTACGATAATTGCGTCCGCAGCATCCGCACCCACTCGGCGACCCGCGCGCCGGTCAGGTTCTTCTGGTTGTCCTCGTCGATCCCCAGGCCGACCAACCGCCCGTCGCGCAGCGCCTGCGACTTGATGAAGTTGAAGTCCTTGGCCGGCCAGTCGCCGACGACCTGCCCGTTCATGTCCTTGACCCAGCGATAGAGCGCCATCAGGCCGTCGAGAAACTCGTCCGGGTAGCGCTTCTGATCGCCCAACCCGAACAGCGCCACGCGCCTGCCGCCGAAATCGAGCGGCGAATGCTTGAAAATGAACGTGTCCCAGTCGTCCTGCACGTCGCCTTCGTACTCGGTCGAAGCGCCCAGGATCAACGCGTCGTAAGCCAGCAGGTCTTCGGGTTTGGCGCCGGCGATGTCGCGAATTTCCACCTCGCCCGCGAATTGGGACGAGATCATTTCCGCCACGCGGCGGGTCTTTCCGGAACTGCTGCCGTAAAACAAGCCGATTTTGCCCATGATCGTTTCTCCCGATATCTCCTGTTTGTTTACGGCGATCCGGGCTCAATAAGCCTGGATCGAATCTCAATAAAAAGATAGCCACCCGCCGGCGCCGGTCAATGAAAAGAAAAAATTTAGCGTTCTCAATTAGTTGGATTTATTGTTTTCGTCGGGGTTGCCGGCCGGTTTGTACGAGCCGTCCAGGGCGGCCTGAATCGTTTCGCGCAGCCATTGAGCGATGCGCGGGTCATCCCGCACCAAGGGGTCGGCCTGACGAAAGCGGGCGACGGCCGTTTCGACCTCATCGCGGGAAAGCGCGATTTTGCCCAATTCGATCAGCGTCAGGCCGCGCGTTTTTCCCCGCAGGCGATCGAGAAGCGCCAGCAGCCGCTTTTCCGCTTCGGCCGGTTGAAGCGGCGTCAGTTGAAACAGGGTTTCGGCGAGGAAATCCGCGTCGGCCACCGGCGGCGCCCGGTCGATCAGCCGCCCGGCCTCGTCGGCCTGGCCGCGCTTGAGCAACAGCCGCGCCAGGGTGAGCACCGAATAGGAATAGGCGTCCGCGTCGTCGATGGGCCGGTCGAGGTTCAGGCGCAGCAGTCGCTCGGCCTCGGCTTCTTCGCCGAATTGCAGCCGGAGGTTCGCCTCTTCCAGGTTCACGCCCGCGACCTGGTACGGCAGGATGATCTCGCGCAGCCGCTGAACGGCGACCAGCGCGTCGTCGCGCCGGCCCTCGATTTTCGCCCGGCGGATTTGTTCGGTGTAGGAATCGTACAGATAGAGCGGATTGGCGGCGAGAGTCGCGGCGCGGCGGCGATTGACGAAAACGGCGATTCGGGTGCCGTCCGACAGGGTCAGCGGTTTGGCCGGCGCGAATTGCTCGCGGATCCTGGCCAGTTTGTCGGCCGCGGCGGCCATGTCGAACTTGGGATCGGGAAACTCGAAGCCGTTGGGATCGATCGTCGGCCAACCGGGCGCGGCGGTGTACAGCACGCTGCGGTTCTCGAGGTCGTTCACGAAAATGACGAGGTGGTTGCGGATGTCGTCGACGATGAGCAACCGGTCGCCGGCCGTCAGGCGCGGTTCTTCGAGCAGGCATTGCTCGCCAATGCGGAACAGGTCGGTATTCAGGCCGCGCACATCCAACGCGGCGCGGTCGTTCGGATGCGCCCGCAACTCGGCGATGATCGCGGAAGCCAGCGTCTTTTCCTGCGGCGTCATCATCAGCGGAATATGAAAATCAAGGATTTCGCGGCCGGTCCATTGCGGGTGCGCGAGGATCGCGCCGACCAGAACGCAATTCGCCGCGGCCAGCCCCAGATACAACCAGGCCAATCCGCGCAGAACGCGGCGGACGGCCGGCGCGTCCCACAGCCGCCGGCCGAGGTCGAGCGTCCAGACCGGCAGCGCGGCATAGGCCGGCAGAATGTACCAGGCGCGCTTGGTGCCGACGATGAAGTAAAAAACCAGCGGAATCGCGAACCACGCGGCGAAGGCCGGATCGATGCGCGTCAACGCCTTTTGCCGCCAGGCGCGCCAAACGAGCCAACCGGCCGCCGCCAACAGCGGCAAGCCCCGATAACCGTAAAGCAGCAGCAAGGGGTAATAATAAGGCCCCGGATTCCACGCCTCGTTGTAGAGATCGAACGACAACTCCGGCGCGTATTTTTCTCGGTGGGTCAGAAACCAGAGGATCGCGACGGCGGCGGCGGTCGCCAGGATCGCCAGGCGGCGGCGGTTGATCGGCCGTTCGCCGGCCAGGCAGAACAACAACCCCGCCGGCAAGGCGAAAATGACGAAGACCGCCTTGCTCAGCGCCAGGCCGGCGGCAAGCAACAACGCGCCGCCGAGGCGAAGCGGCGAGTTCAGCCGCTCGGCGTAGAGCAGCAGCGCGAAAAACGCCAACACGCTGGCCAACAGGCTGGCCTCGAGGTTGAAGGAATAGCCGATTTCCCAGGTCGTCGGCGCGGCCAGAAGCACCGCCAGCGGTAGGAACAGTAGCGCCTCGTCGGTGAAATATCGTTTACCCAAGGCGCGGGCGCCGGTGAGCGCCAGCGCCCAGAATATCAGGACGGTCAGTCCGTAGACACAGGGATACCAGTTCGTGGCGATGATCAACGCTCCGGCGACGAGGTAGACCAGCGGCGTATAGCGGGCTTCCTGCTGCCGGTACATCTGCGGCAGCACCTTCGGAATGTAGAGATAGGCGTTGGTCAGATAGGCGGTCTTTGACAAGTGCATGATCGAATCATGCCCCGCCGGGCTGGGCCATTGGGCGTGCCAGGCCAGGAGCAGCGTCACCGCCGCCAGGATCAGCAGCAGCGCGACACGCGCCGGTTGGGGTGCGATGCGGTTTCGCCGATTCATCTGGCGACTATCCGTTTGTTGAATGACGGTAAACGAGTCCTGATGACCGGCAGATTATGCCATACCGGCGATCAATGCATATCCACCCGGTAGTTCGCCAACAAATACCGGCTGCCGATGGCATCCGAAAGCAGCAATTGCAAACGATAGAGCTTGACGCGCGGATCGACGTTGTCCTTGAAAATCGCTTTCAGGCGCGGAAGGAAATCGCCGTTGACCGCGTACGAATTGAAACTGCCATAGGAATAAGTCGAAAATAACAGCGGGTAAAACACGTTGCCATCCCGCAAGCCCCGATGAAAAAGCCCCGCGCAAAGCTCGATCGGCTCGGGCATTCTTTGTTGAATGGCATTCAATCCTGAATCTGCCGCCGCAGGACCTTCCGCTCCATATTCACTAGGTTCTTTGCAGGTATATGCTTGAGTGACTACTTGCACCAATGTTTGATCACACTTTTTCAGCTCGATTAACTTTATTTTATTTTTCTTAAATTCGGACCGGATGTAATGTTCCATCCTTTTCTTATTTTTAAATTTGAATGCGGCATCAATAATTATTTCTATTTTATTTTCAGATTCTTCGCATACTTCATTTCCTTCATCCGGGTCGTGATAATTATTCAATTGCGGCATTTTTTGCTCGATACTCTTGG
This genomic interval carries:
- a CDS encoding radical SAM protein, translated to MTAARPPALKTLRRLEKLAAGVSLLARQWPGGRAPLPLAAYFLLTYRCNQACDFCFLRELETGDRTVDLDFALAEKILAQLPRRTVASFSGGEPLCHPRALDIVELAARHHRVSLITNGTLLDDNPIERLVAAAPRRFGGAGLTILGVSLFEPLAAAALAEKTKTLEALRRARERIGRAGPLVDLKIVLRRDVAISPAGYLAFLQRDLADVLTFQLPNDLLYPPYYDRGVRPEEPATRRREPLPAATAAPNRETWLAGLRVLRESPECRSGRVRFYPDIPPAEMARFLTGEPLQNRYRCTFPWTGVMISPRGNAFLCRHPEPESLVAQSFRRAWNGENFRRFRRTVRDEDVGATCPGCCFLRED
- a CDS encoding flavodoxin, which translates into the protein MGKIGLFYGSSSGKTRRVAEMISSQFAGEVEIRDIAGAKPEDLLAYDALILGASTEYEGDVQDDWDTFIFKHSPLDFGGRRVALFGLGDQKRYPDEFLDGLMALYRWVKDMNGQVVGDWPAKDFNFIKSQALRDGRLVGLGIDEDNQKNLTGARVAEWVRMLRTQLS
- a CDS encoding MATE family efflux transporter; protein product: MSSTTTQSRTAADGVLQVLLMAMPLVVSFVSFSLMSVVDSFIMGRVGTAEQGAVGLGALLAYGLAAIFTGTLTVINTFVAQDFGAGRRTAIARHVHAGLLLAPVFSGLVWCVLPWLPELIRLMGTSEPVAPLVRTYLSIRLLGVPCLFANFAITSFLRGLGDMRSPMIITLIANVLNAIFAVVLVFGLLGLPAMGIAGAALGSLLAAICEAGLYLGVFFGAAHHRQYATRRWHWPRAADLWRFLRVGLPIGFTMMFDLLSWTLFSIYAATLAPAALAAHVIVFQLLHFSFMPAAAVAIAGTTLVGQHLGAGEPDRAYRAAVSTARLGVGYMLLIGLLIGVFGRYLVGLFNPDPEVIAIGAVLFAIAGMFQPFDGLGMTLSGALRGAGDTRFPMLAMLASAAIVFLPGVYLLGVVFQWEIAGAWWAALVHIVTFGLLVAWRFRSGRWRTARV